GATCAGACGGTTGGCGGCCGACGGGACGACGATTCTGCTGACCACCCACTACCTGGAAGAGGCTGCGGCCCTGGCGGATCGGGTAGCGGTGCTTGCCCACGGGAGCGTCGTGGCAATGGACTCGCCGGCACGACTCACCGGCTACGTCAGCTCGGCCGCGACGGTCCGTTGGATCGAAGGAGACACGGTTCACGTCGAGGAGACCGAGCACCCGACTGAATTGATCCGGCAGCGGTCGGAGGGTGGGGCGGAATTGGAGCAGCTGACGGTCTCTCGGCCCACGCTTGAAGACGCATACCTACATTTGATCGGCCACGCCGGATGAAGGTAGATCAGGCCCGCCGTTCCGTTACGCATCGACCGGCTGAGCACGCGTCGCCGTTGCCCGGACCGCTGCGCATCGGAGTCTCACGAATCATCCCGGAGCTGAAGATGTTTTATCGTCGGCCCGAACAGCTGGTTCTTACCTTTTCGATGCCGGCGGTTATCGGAATCTTGTTGGGTTCGATCTTCTCGACCAAACTGCCCAATAGCGACACGAGTACCGGCGCCGTGATCGCGGCAAGCATCTTGGCCTACGGGATTCTGTCGACTTCGTTCATCAATCTGGGCATCAGCATTGCGGCCGACCGCGAGTCCGGCGCGCTGCGGCGACTTCGAGGGACACCGACCACTGCCGTCTCCTATTTCGTCGGCAAGATATTTCTGGTCGCCGCCGCCAGCCTCGCCGAGGCCGTTGTCCTTCTGACAGTCGGGGTGACCGTCTTCAAGCTGCGCCTGCCTACGGACGCCTTCGGATGGTTCACGCTGACATGGGTGTTTCTCTTGGGGATCCTCAGTTGCTCGCTGTTAGGAA
The Mycobacterium sp. 050128 genome window above contains:
- a CDS encoding ABC transporter permease, producing the protein MKVDQARRSVTHRPAEHASPLPGPLRIGVSRIIPELKMFYRRPEQLVLTFSMPAVIGILLGSIFSTKLPNSDTSTGAVIAASILAYGILSTSFINLGISIAADRESGALRRLRGTPTTAVSYFVGKIFLVAAASLAEAVVLLTVGVTVFKLRLPTDAFGWFTLTWVFLLGILSCSLLGIFVSNLASNAVSAAVITNGPAVALQFVSGTYVPLMALPGWMLTLGSLFPVKWMAQGFRSVLLPPEMAAFEPAGSWEHWTTFFVLTAWSLCGLFACLRVFRWSERR